From the Conger conger chromosome 14, fConCon1.1, whole genome shotgun sequence genome, one window contains:
- the LOC133109489 gene encoding F-box only protein 6-like — protein sequence MAGNLIKNPCGQENMAFWAITANGGDKWRVDDISFPGRNDFLPEVMTKTFVTSFGMCLKKQVVDLLAAGFLPDALDAQPPVTVKDWYSGRTDCGCTYQLTVCLLDENKEILQKFEPSKVTLEKKDGDSWRKVTRTFSQYGPGLRFISFEHGGQDTQYWKGSYGVRVTGSSVIVEQHHP from the exons ATGGCCGGAAACCTGATCAAAAACCCTTGTGGACAAG AGAATATGGCATTCTGGGCGATAACAGCGAACGGCGGCGACAAATGGAGAGTGGACGACATATCGTTCCCGGGTCGCAACGACTTTCTCCCTGAAgttatgacaaaaacatttgtcACCTCCTTCGG AATGTGTCTGAAGAAGCAGGTGGTGGACCTCCTAGCTGCCGGCTTCCTGCCGGATGCTCTGGACGCACAGCCTCCGGTCACTGTGAAGGACTG gtacTCCGGGCGTACAGATTGTGGCTGTACCTACCAGCTGACTGTCTGTCTCTTGGATGAGAATAAAGAGATCCTCCAGAAATTTGAACCCAGTAAAGTGACCCTTGAAAAGAAGGATGGTGACTCTTGGAGAAAG GTGACGCGCACCTTCTCACAGTACGGACCAGGGCTGCGTTTCATTTCCTTTGAGCACGGGGGTCAGGACACCCAGTACTGGAAGGGCTCGTATGGAGTCAGAGTGACCGGAAGCTCTGTCATCGTGGAGCAACACCACCCCTAA